ACTCCAACCACCATGACTCCAACCAGCGCCTCTCAAACAACTACTATCATGCACGTCGCCATGAATGTGGCCAGATGCCATAATCATTCTGCCGCAGCTACACATGGCTACACACCTACAAAAAGCTATGCATCCTGTGAAGGTGTGCGTTATCACTTGTAATCTCTAACGCAACAATGTGCAATAATCTTGTCATGCTTCGAGTAGTTTACAAGGCTAGACATAGGTCACAAGTAAATTGCACATTTTAATTTTCAGAGTCGCCGTTCCAGCTCGGTGAGTGGGAGTTGCGCGGGGAGTTcggaaggttagaagataatctgttctcattgacgcagtgtattgaaatagcagaaaaggaacaacCGGCCCCTTTGGCTCGCATTCCTGgtatatcaagggagcctatgacagtgtaatccaaaagaattgtgggacatactgggcactctagatgtggaagatggagcaagtaatattttaaaagatatctataaaagtaacaaggtgcttataaaatgggaaacaaggtatctggggctatagagatacagcagggcttaggcaggggtgccctctgtcacctctgtttgttcatgctgtatttacaaggatttaGAGAAAAAATAGAGAGGAGCGGACtcggcttcaacctttcctttttcaagcaaggagaactGGAttaacagtcattaccaggactgatgtacgcgatgacattgtacttatggctgNNNNNNNNNNNNNNNNNNNNNNNNNNNNNNNNNNNNNNNNNNNNNNNNNNNNNNNNNNNNNNNNNNNNNNNNNNNNNNNNNNNNNNNNNNNNNNNNNNNNAAAACCGTGTTGAATTGCAATAGTattcggagctaacacgagaaagatccagccctgacagcgttgagtttcgaactgattttttattcgcgctctgcacctgccgcgcgttcgaatgccaacttcttcttccttgacgggcgccgcatgctgaggcgctacagggctcccccccgtagagcgtgagccataggagtcgcccagtgaacgtgcttggatgtgggagtccagacttgagatggaTACTTcgcggacgcgagagcggcaatcagtggcgcaccgacgggggggattcgggggttgtaacccccccccccccccctgaggccgactttactcccccttttgtttaaccccttttcttccttacgcatttgagtactgcaactaagatgtaagacgcgcaatcgtctgcacactccgcaaaagcgcattttttcgacaatttcccgtgaagaaattgaaattagtgctgtttagatggtattggcaaactgtcaacccccccctggcagagatcctgggtgcgctactggcggcaatgtatgcaggttttagtcgatcggcagccacgacgtcttcacggccgttgatgtccagcgtgaacgttttaggtgtacgatggaggacgcgaaaagggccatcataggccggtgtgagtggtggccgtatttggtcacgccgacgaaaacgtgactgcagtcatgcagatcctggctgacgaagacagactgggggtgtcggtcggcaggaattacaggagcaaggtcgtgaaacgtggtgcgcagctctcgaatgtacgtagaggcatcatgagtggaagggggcgacgacggctcaaagaattcacctggaagacgcagagacacgccatagactagttcagctgatgagcagccgagatccgtcttcaatgctgatcggatgcccagaagtacgaaggggaggtgatcaagccaacgttctcttggctggtgagcagtgagggcagctttcagttgtcgatgaagccgttcgaccatgccattggctgaaggatggtaggcagtcgtgtggatgtgtcgaatgcccaagatattggcaagtgcggtgaaaagggccgattgaaattgacgaccgcgatcagtggtgacgacagaagggcatccaaagagtgatacccagccgtttgtgaaagcctttgccactgtcggtgctgtaatgtcggaaacgggaaacgcttctggccatctggtgaagcgatccacacatgtcagtaggtaacaggccccttgtgatggtggaagagggccgacgatgtcgagatgtacgtgggaaaaccttgcgtcgggaggccgaaagggggatggtgcagtgaccgtgtgacggtgaattttaacacgctggcactgaaggcaggttcgcgcccagcgtcggacgtcagcattgatacttggccaaaggaaacgagatgtgactagcttctgggtcgcacgaatacccggatggctcatgttgtgcaattgatcaaaaattgcacgacgaaacgctttaggcacgaagggccgaggaacaccagtagacgtttcgcacgttattaatgaggtagaaaatggaagtaggcactccgtgaaagatagagacgtggatgaagagcgaagactacgcagctcaggatcgttgctctgggcagctgctagctcttccatgtctagtggtggctgggtcgacaaggcatcgatgcgtgagagtgcatcagcggcggcattttccgacccgtgtacgtgtctgagatccacggtgaattcggagataaagcatagttgacggatctcccttgcagtgtaattgccgtgattgcgatggaaggcaaacgtcaggggcttgtggtctgtaacgacgtaaaagtcccggccctccagcaaatggcggagttgttgatcgcttggagtgggcaggtctgttcgttgcgacggcgatctgcacaggaggccggtatgacgctaacctgggctcctgtgtcgacgaggaagcaagcgccagtgatcttatcggaaacatagaaaaggcggcatcacgttctaccaggaccactcgccgccgtcagtggccggtcgtcgcgtttcccgaccaggagcacgggcgagtgcacttgcgtgcagaggccccaaatcggcggtggtaccagcacatggtcgaggacgagtcgtcccgtggcgcgtcggttgtctgaagtctcggagagcgtggagacgtcgagaagcgactggggaactggaacctggatgccgatcggcgatgcgcaggtacgcagtcatcgagacgtctgacaatggcgtccaaacggttgtcgatgctcgcgagcgtggggtctgcagcggtggccggtggcgacgtggtcatggcgttgaggctatgtgcccgcgagtagtctgccactcgatcagccatttcagcgagcgtgtctactgggacatctcctgcagcgacgaggaccgggaccatgctctgcggtaagcgctgaaggaacaactcacgcaaaagcttctcctcttgaggggcggaggtcccgccaatgagctggcgcatgtgtcgcaggagctgggatgggcgacggtcaccgagctctgtggccgtgatgagctgttggagtctgctgtgttcagactcggacttgcgggaaatgatagcttccttcaacgtgtcgtagggatggctcgggtgcggcgaagctaaaatatctgtgaagtcttcggctacgttcggaggtaaggaggacaccagatgccagtacttggtctgttggctggtgatttgccgtagacggaagtacgcctcgacctgcagtaaccatgtgcaggggttgtttggccaaaatggtggcaggttgacgtgttggatcgcagccaccgcagcactgttaggtctggcgtcttcttgggcgtcaggaccggtaggctgggtggaagagccggcgggatccatgcgggatggttggggttgcgtgttcgttatcgggtcaccattaactgtcggagctaacacgagaaagatccagccctgacagcgttgagttttcgaactgatttttttattcgcgctctgcacctgccgcgcgttcgaatgccaacttcttcttccttgacgggcgccgcatgctgaggcgctacaggtacGAAGTAGTGAGAGgaatttggaaaggggtgatggtccctagtttgactttcggcaatgcggtcctgtgcatgagatcagaggttcgagcaaggttggaagttaagcagcgaggggtaggtagacttgctctgggagcacacggaaatacaccaaatcaagGGGGTACAGGGCGatatgggatggacgtcatttgagggcagggaagccagcagcaagatagaatttgaggagcgattgagagaaatggcagaaaagcagtgggcaaggagagttttcagttatttctacatgaggaatgttgacacaaaatggaggaagctgaccagaaaattgtcaatcaaatatttggacctgcaggaggggtgcaaactaggaaacagcggttaagaaaaaggttaaagaaacagagaggggtctgtggaaaacagggatgcagacgaaatgagcactgggaacatacagaactttcaagcaagaaattgccaaagaaaatatctaccatatgataattctaggggaagctctttgttgtttgaagccaggacgggagtattgcggactaagatgtaccgagtcaagtaccaaggtatagacacattgtgcggtgcgtgtggagaagaagaggaaacggctgaacacctcatacttttctgtaaatggcttaaccctacagtgcaaagcaacggggctgattttttcaaagcattggggtttagggacagtgaaggcaaaatagactttaagcgggtatatagaaataaccaaacggaggttatctgattggtgggtAATATCAAGGcccaggggtgaaatttcacccaccacaaagtacaagatgtgttaatagtcatggctaggtggcgtatgccaccgcccgatttaaagggttcagccccatccatactagagcactgcacgggccgatttttgcggcccgggcccggcccgggcccgtttttacattgggtggcccacccgagcccgatcaaaacttttatggcgagacccgggcccggcccgggcccggaaataatctacgttacccgcccggcccggcccgctaccctttaccttaagcccgagcccggcccgagcccgactcgaaactggtccgaacccggcccgagactgaaaaatacatgtttttcagagttgagaagcccgagaataactcgcagaaagcccgagcccggcccgggcccgcgtcaaaaaacctgagcccggcccgggcccgggtcaaaaagcacacgccgtgcccgagcccggcccgagcccgtgaaaaaactgctctacccggcccggcccggcccacgggccgggccgggcccgggttgtcgggtaagcccgagcccgtgcagtgctctaatccatccatccatccatccatccatccatccatccatccatccatccatccatccatccatccatccatccatccatccatccatcgagcCACCGTAATTCGGGCCTCAACTCAGGAAAACTTTTTGGGAAAACGGATCGAtgagtgagcggctcggaacggctcagctcactgataAAACCGGTTcgtttgaacggctcaccggttcacttaagtCTGTAACCTGTGTTATAAATAGTCTAGTTATTTGGTTttcaaaaaaattatatatactTTAGTAGAATAAGCGTGTTGTAGGCATCTAGACTATCTAGACGGGCTTAGAGGTTTCTTCAACAGAAACTAAAAACCCATCTTGAAATGATACAAAGGAAGGCAGCTCGTTTCATGATTGACTCATATCATCGCacgagtgagtgagtaaaaactttattgaaaataaataaataaaagaaggcacgctggttgctggcacgagcggctcgctgggcttggtccagaaaagccaattggctctcccggccctcgtccgcaagctatgcctcccactgcctattcctcgtGAGTGGATGTATCAGTACTATTACTACTAATTGGTTCATttgggaaaggaaaggttggcgctatcttctgcagcccttgagggagcacggctcagcgccaacgggtaGGGGAAAGTGGGAGAAAACGGAGGTAGGAGAGGAAAGGTGTAGATGTCGCCATGGCAGGAGCGAAGCAGATCGGCAGGCAGGAACGCGGTCGCGCCATCCAGGGGTAGGGGCCTTATCAGCTGGCGTCTGGCCTGGTGTGGTCAGCCAGTCCAAGGCCGTGTGGTGGGGCAGGGATGGAGGGCCTGCGGTGAAAGGAGCCAGCACACATGGAAAGCCGCCAGGCTGTCGATGTGTGCTGGGGGTGTTAAAAGAGTTGttgagagccctgacgagtccaGGTACTCAACTACGCTGAGCAGGGCCGAGAGTTGGTTTCGGCGGGGGAAAAGTTGTCCTCCTGTCGCGCGGTAGGAAATCCGAGGCGGCGGAATTCCTGCAGGAGCTGTCCGCGGGGTTGGctgtacgccgggcaggccagcaggaggtgctcCAGCGTCTCTGGCTCGCCGCAGGAGGCGCAGGCAGGCGAGGCGGCGAGTCCGAGCCGGTGGCGCCGTGctgctgtccagcagcagccaatcctcAGCCGGAGCAGGAGCAAGGTCTCCCTACGTGCAAGGCCGCGGTGCGGGAGCTGCCGTGGGGGGTGTCCCAGGGACACGCGCTTGTCGGGATGGGACGCCTGGAGGTGCCGCTGCAGCCGGTGCCTGGTGAAGTCCGCGGCTGTTACTGCCGTACTCAGGGGGACGTCACCGTGGTGGGCACTCTTGGCCAGGGCATCAGCCTCCTCGTTGCCCAGGATGCCTACGTGAacagggatccagtgcagggacaccgggcaACCTGCATCCTGAAGTGTCGCCAGTCGCGTTGAGAGGAGGGCGACCCCCAGGCTCGCCCTCTCCGGCCTTTGCAGGCTcaggagagctgccttcgagtcgcAGAAGATGGCTGCTAGTGTCTCTGGGGGTTCCTCCGTTAGCAGGTCGACGGCGAGGTGGAGGCCTGCTACCTCCGCTGCAGTGGAGCTCGCATGTGCTGGAAGCATGCTTACTCCTCCGCAGGGCAGGTGCGATGCACGCCGCCGTCGATGAGCTTGTGTCGGGGACCACAGAGCCGTCGACGAAGACCTGCAGGTGGCCCTCAAGGTCCTCGTGGAGGAGGGATGCCGCCGTCTGCTGCAGTGCGCAGGTCGGTGATCGCCGCTTGGTGACGCCTGGTAGCTCCGTGGTGATTGTGATTGGAGgtctctggggggggggggggggcagctgcACTGTGTTGGGTGGGGGGTTCCCGATCATCTCCTCGTATACGCACAGGCAGCACAGCCGCCCCATCTGCAAGGAAGGCCGTGAGCGCAAGCGGGTCAGCAGGCCACCACCGTCTGCAGCATGGTGGAGTCGATCCACATGTCACACACCCTGCTGCAGGAGCAGCAgtgacaggggccatgctccggCCTCGCAGtactattgggctgtctatgtgcggagacctcttgggacactcccatgtgatgtgtttaatgtgggtatttctgtgcaccacgggcactcgtcaatgaaccccgtggggtgtattctgtgtaggtggtgcagattggggtatgtattcgtctgaatacgacgccagtccctctcctgttggctgttcaaacaaacatagacaccaaggataACGTAGGGGAAATCacgtgtacttactaattgaaacaaataaatgataaattaatggacaTGAAGGAGGatgaaaaaatcaccagcctttcccctgtcgagtaaatgggggtaagcgaagcttgtagtttgtgtatctgaccttcgtggtgaatttctttctctctctctctctttcttcctctccctctatctttctctctttatttctctctctctatttatttctttctctccctctcactttctctccctctctctttctctctatctatatTTCTCTGTCTTTCGTTAtatctttctctccctctcttctttctttctctccctctccttttctctttctttctctctctctttcttttttgtccctggtatgcgccattgagcttggaccttttctgcactatcgccaggatcagcccacttttcagcgtgtatttcagcatatatatatatatgaacgagaaaaAAGGGAACCGAAGGGGCCGATAataacataagaagccaacaaacataggcACCAAGGATaacgtaggggaaattacttgtacttactaatggaattaaagaaatgataaatgaatggaaatgaaaatggatgaaaaaaaatgtggttgatccctcttatataggaatcggtatagaacacgaaagtgaaacgtgtcttcacagaagtagtgtaatgtttattgcacattgatatataatgtctattggtgttttgtggctaaagcgcccttaggcgttgatgcacccacgctgacgcctggtggcacgtctcctccatcacgactaccaacgtcgatgaccatgagcaaccgtcgtgcatatggaagctgcactacgctgcacacgctagcacaacgcgaaagacgaagcacgtaactgacacactaatacaacgcgcaagacaaagcacgtaactgaatcgtcaccgagtcaaatcagcgcgtacagcgcgtcgtaattgcagcctccgcgatcagcttcagaaacattttcagagctaattgcggaggccacgctccgctgtgctgagtacggtgaacgccacctaggtggcgttggtagtgcttcttgatgccagcgtcccttcgaatgctggcatcgaggcgtcgtagtgctgagaccaccgaagcgttcactgtcggtgcgcgttagtgtcataatgcagtacttctcttttctgctcgtaggcggcggcaccgccccgagcaagagcgcgggtacacggaggagtgttagatatataaggcgcgtctgtgtagctctctgcaaatgcgtttgtggcgcaatgggttaaacgctcggcgatctacggtcgcggaccgagaggtcgtgggtacgatttccaaattttccatgtttgtggaactttttcttctggtttctttctttgtattatgttctatgacgtatttgcgtgacggaaatacgtcagtgaagtcttggtggaccctggcataaaacactttcgtgttaaaacagctgtccgcaggtggggaacgatcccacgtcttcgcattacgcgtgcgatgctcttaccattgagctgccgcggagccgttttcccatccactttctggggtatttatgttttacaactagaactaattaaccctgggagtgttagccagcgccaccactcacaaaccatggcggcggatgtggaacatcctttctgccgcaggcgtcacgggcacgtgatctttttgggtgatggcaactggtcaataaacccacatgaCGATGGTGACACGGATGTCACATGTGCGATTTACGTTGGCACGATATTGCGAGTACTACGAAAGAAGCTACGGTATTACGTTTCACAACCATTTGTTGTTCAGGAGGCTCACAGAAGAAATCTGCTTCGAAGAACGACAGAGGAATATAAGCAAAAAAGAAGATATTTCGAAAGGTGTTTAGGTACCTGTATAGGAAGAAGATTGACTCAAACTGAAGAAATGGAACTGCAAAACTAACTAGAAAAGTATCGCGAAAAAGTCGTAGGTAGCAATCGTGAGCGAAAAGTCAGCGATCCAGAGACAATATACTGGATAGGCACATTTAGGCAGCCCACTTGACCGCGTTATCAGAGTAAGGATAAAAGAAAATGTGGAAAAGATCCGAGAGTTCGTACAGCTTACTGCGTCTAGTTCTCGCGACAATACCACATTTGCACGTAAATGCGAGCACGAATATAACGCGAGGGGGGAGTTTCGactgctcagaaaaaaaaaataatatatgtCGATTATAATGCAAAgcgacgccaaaaaaaaaaaaagaaaaaaagaaaaaggaaccgGACGCATAAAAGCAGATGCCCGCAGGGCTGTATTCAttgttaaaagaaaagaaaaacgtgttATATTTGATCATGTTGAACCCGAGTATATTGCGAAGCACGTTTTGAGGccagaaagttaaaaaaaaagaagtaaaaaattTCGTTACACTCGTGCAAATACGGTAAGCCCATGGACTCGTTCTCTCGGGCGTATCGCTATCATGATGACTCTTCAGTGCTTGAAAAGATGGAGGGACGTAAAGCAATAATATTTGCTTCGCTTAAACGTGGAGTCTAGGAAACAAAGACTCTGCTAGCTCGTTTTTGGACACACTTGATCAACAATTTGATATCTGTACTTTTTTTCAGACCTGGAGTTCCTATGACTGCCATGGTATTCAGTTTTCAGGGTGCTTATACAATTTCCCGAAGCGCCATGAGAGGAGGCGGTGTGGCTTTAGTATATACGTTAAATGACACTTTTTGAACCGCTTCAGAGTGATCACTAATGAATTTGCATTACGAGTGTGTATTGATAAACTGGCTTGATGAAGTCTTTGCCGTTACTTATAAACCTTCATAAGGTTAATGAGTGGTCATTTAAATATAGATGTATTATCGACGGACTCTTGTTCGTAAAAACTTCAGCAATATAGAAAATAGAAATATAGAAAATATCAGAAATAACTTTTAAGTGATCACTTGCCcacgagcgaacgagcacagcgaaagatgaaagagtgCACGTGGAGCGGGatatgaaagacggcgagagcgaagaaaGCGTGAGTAGGAACGCGGAGGAAGGAGgtgcggaggaggagagtatggttAGACGGTGAGGAGAAAAGCggagtgccgcgcaagacgtgttctgcggcgacgatcgctacgagatggcgtcagagtagcgcgcgtAGTCTGCAGTCACCGATTACaccatcgataaggcatgcggcgagcgcgtcaaaacaaagcgctgcatgagcgaaggtctgtctgtggcggctgctgtaaatcacgcccacgcgtcatccacgcgctgcctctcgcgatctcccgattagcgaggccgtcgcgccacacttcgctccgtttgcaacgcgccgcgcgagacagattggccgcgccagccaatatatcgcgaaatgaaaacacatatagagctgcgctcaaatttggcattagggagtatcgtaatcgtcggtgaactttttacACCATGGTTTTAGGAACTATTATATAGCTTCATAATACAGCGTTGCCTCTCAGTGACCTTAGGAACCATGGGAAACCAAAGAAACCGCGTAGAAACGCTTTCCATCTGAAAAGTTGTTtgcttaatttatttattttttaaatctgTCTATCGAATATACAAAAATAAGAAACAAATTGTGTTCCAATATTAAACACACACATAATTTATAGGATTAAAATAAGATAGCCAGTATTTCTAAATATAAAAGGAAAACATGAAAATGTGTTACCGAGCTTATGGTAACGAGAGGCTAGATATTTCAGAGTTCATAATCGAGGATGTACCATGCTCAGGCGCCTTACTTAGCTGGTGTTTCAACGGCTACGGTCCTCAGTAGTAGTAGTTGCACTTGAAACATCTCTGGTAGCGTCGGATCAGTCTTTTATGGCAGCATCACAAATGCATACTCTACTGCTAAGATTAAACAATAACATCGCATGTTAAATGAAACCGCGGCCCACTAAGGCCGTGGATCAAGGTTGTGATCTGGGATTGTCGGTATGTCGATCACTGTAGCGCTACTAGCACACGGAAACAAAAGAGGAACAgagcacatcatcatcatcatcatcagcatcatcagcctatttttatgtccattacaggacgaaggcctctccctgtgacctccaatcactcctgtcttgcgctagctgattccaacttaagcctgtaaatttcctaacttcatcaccccgcctagctAGTTTacttccgtcctcgactgtgcttcccttctctatatggtccaccggttatccatcctacgcattacatggcctgccccgctccctttttttttctcttaatgtccattagaatatcggttatcccagtttgctctctgatgaacatcgctctcttcgtgtctcttaacgttaggcttaacatttttcgttccattgctctttgtgtggtccttaacttgttctcgggcttctttgttgacctccaagtttctgccccatatgttagcacaagCGGAGTACAATagacctctctatatggctttcataaattatgaaaaagtatttgattcagtgagataccagcagtcatagaggcattgcgtaatcaaggagtacgggaggcagtgtagagcactgcacgggcctgatttttcggcccgagcccggcccgggcccgctttacgaggcccgagcccacgggcgtacatgaccgagaccagcccgggcccgacccgggcccgtgttactgagcccgggcccgggcgttcattactaagcttagctagggcccgcgtgtgcatgaccaggcccggcctgtaagaaaaaaattcttttttttttttttactgacagattgtaccgtatctgtcagcctcaccttctcgaggtttaatcagctgcagtatatacgcaataaaaggccgaaatctttgtttatcccatgggaacatcagtaatccggcccattgcctgtgctactatttttctggtggtacGCATGCACTttccttgatttgtacgatatcgCTCGaagatgtcatttagcatgcaaatatacagggcgtttcattttagctgaaccaaatttttaaagattgcctgtggcagatagcgcaattataatccttgatctaaactactcgatgaggcggccattacttcgacgagaaatcaaaacgcctaattgaagaattaccataattacgctaattaacgttttaattaattattttatcgcacatctttcaatctacgaattatagccgccgagttcgcaaggcgtatccacttggaacgaattctcaggactaaaccagtttcgcgataattttcaaagtgtccgacgaaatcaatcaaaccaaatcaatttattgtccagtttgcATGCTGGACGGttattttggactaaaagctgcatatgtagcttgacgtgacccataagaccaggcaaggcaataatagtacagcaaacagtgtgcacacatgcacaataattcacatatatttccagctgtcgctggaattcctcatagacgaaatagctatatgaacggaaagacaaagaatatttgcgtcacggcgattTCACAGAATcgaaaaaagttttaacagaatgcatccTTAACAAcgctacaataacaatactagctatacaaaacaacgcaacaccagctatacaacatagcatgagactgaattttacaagatcagcatttgctaagaaaacgaaacaggatttacat
The DNA window shown above is from Dermacentor silvarum isolate Dsil-2018 chromosome 1, BIME_Dsil_1.4, whole genome shotgun sequence and carries:
- the LOC119444488 gene encoding uncharacterized protein LOC119444488 translates to MLPAHASSTAAEVAGLHLAVDLLTEEPPETLAAIFCDSKAALLSLQRPERASLGVALLSTRLATLQDAGCPVSLHWIPVHVGILGNEEADALAKSAHHGDVPLSTAVTAADFTRHRLQRHLQASHPDKRVSLGHPPRQLPHRGLARRETLLLLRLRIGCCWTAARRHRLGLAASPACASCGEPETLEHLLLACPAYSQPRGQLLQEFRRLGFPTARQEDNFSPAETNSRPCSA